The following are encoded together in the Peromyscus leucopus breed LL Stock chromosome 1, UCI_PerLeu_2.1, whole genome shotgun sequence genome:
- the LOC114703508 gene encoding olfactory receptor 10V1-like encodes MEEGNQTGMVLFHFRPFSKLPELQMLIFVVFLTMYLVSIGGNMSIVITIWINRCLHTPMYFFLANLASLEIFYSSTIAPLTLASILSTERTVVSLAGCGTQMFFFIFLGSADCILLAIMAYDRFVAICHPLRYSLIMSWHLCVQLAVGSLLLGFILAMQLTVLIFRLPFCSSKEISLFYCDVLPVMRLACADTHVHEATLFVVSVIVLTIPFLLITLSYVFIVDAILKIRSAEGRHKAFSTCSSHLTVVLLQYGCTSLIYLCPSSSYSPERGQVVSVVYTFITPMLNPLIYSMRNRELKDALRKVVMRFLLLEKQ; translated from the coding sequence atggaagaaggaaaccagaCTGGGATGGTCCTCTTCCACTTCCGCCCCTTCTCCAAACTCCCCGAGCTGCAGATGCTGATCTTTGTGGTCTTTCTCACGATGTACCTGGTCAGCATTGGAGGAAACATGTCCATCGTCATCACCATCTGGATCAATCGGTGTCTCCACACCCCTATGTACTTCTTCCTGGCCAACCTGGCCAGCCTGGAGATCTTCTATTCTTCTACCATAGCTCCCCTGACTCTGGCCAGCATCCTGTCCACAGAGAGAACTGTGGTCTCCCTGGCAGGCTGTGGTACCCAGatgttcttcttcatcttcctgggCAGTGCTGACTGTATTCTGCTGGCCATCATGGCCTATGACCGGTTTGTGGCCATCTGTCACCCTCTGCGCTACAGCCTCATCATGAGCTGGCACTTGTGTGTCCAGCTGGCCGTGGGGTCCCTGTTACTGGGTTTCATCTTGGCCATGCAGTTGACTGTGCTCATCTTTCGACTGCCTTTCTGTAGCAGTAAGGAAATCAGCCTGTTCTACTGTGATGTCCTCCCTGTCATGAGACTGGCGTGTGCAGACACCCATGTCCACGAGGCCACTCTGTTTGTGGTCAGTGTCATCGTCCTCACCATCCCTTTCCTCCTCATCACTCTGTCCTATGTCTTCATTGTAGATGCCATCCTGAAGATCCGCTCGGCTGAGGGAAGGCACAAAGCCTTCTCTACCTGTTCCTCCCACCTGACTGTGGTCCTCCTGCAGTATGGATGCACAAGTCTCATCTACCTATGTCCCAGCTCCAGTTACTCTCCTGAGAGGGGCCAAGTAGTATCTGTGGTTTATACATTCATCACCCCTATGCTGAATCCTTTGATCTACAGCATGAGGAACAGAGAACTCAAGGATGCTTTGAGGAAGGTGGTCATGAGGTTCCTCCTGCTCGAAAAACAATGA
- the LOC114703511 gene encoding olfactory receptor 10V1-like, with translation MEEGNQTGMVLFHFRPFSKLPELQMLIFVVFLTMYLVSIGGNMSIVLTIWINRCLHTPMYFFLANLASLEIFYSSTIAPLTLASILSTERTVVSLAGCGTQMFFFIFLGSADCILLAIMAYDRFVAICHPLRYSLIMSWHLCVQLAVGSLLLGFILAMQLTVLIFRLPFCSSKEISLFYCDVLPVMRLACADTHVHEATLFVVSVIVLTIPFLLITLSYVFIVDAILKIRSAEGRHKAFSTCSSHLTVVLLQYGCGSLIYLCPSSSYSPERGQVVSVVYTFITPVLNPLIYSMRNRELKDALRRVIMKLLLVQTHETV, from the coding sequence atggaagaaggaaaccagaCCGGGATGGTCCTCTTCCACTTCCGCCCCTTCTCCAAACTCCCCGAGCTGCAGATGCTGATCTTCGTGGTCTTTCTCACGATGTACCTGGTCAGCATTGGAGGAAACATGTCCATCGTCCTCACCATCTGGATCAATCGGTGTCTCCACACCCCTATGTACTTCTTCCTGGCCAACCTGGCCAGCCTGGAGATCTTCTATTCTTCTACCATAGCTCCCCTGACTCTGGCCAGCATCCTGTCCACAGAGAGAACTGTGGTCTCCCTGGCAGGCTGTGGTACTCAGatgttcttcttcatcttcctgggCAGTGCTGACTGTATTCTGCTGGCCATCATGGCCTATGACCGGTTTGTGGCCATCTGTCACCCTCTGCGCTACAGTCTCATCATGAGCTGGCACTTGTGTGTCCAGCTGGCCGTGGGGTCCCTGTTGCTGGGTTTCATCTTGGCCATGCAGTTGACTGTGCTCATCTTTCGACTGCCTTTCTGTAGCAGTAAGGAAATCAGCCTGTTCTACTGTGATGTCCTCCCTGTCATGAGACTGGCGTGTGCAGACACCCATGTCCACGAGGCCACTCTGTTTGTGGTCAGTGTCATCGTCCTCACCATCCCTTTCCTCCTCATCACTCTGTCCTATGTCTTCATTGTAGATGCCATCCTGAAGATCCGCTCAGCTGAGGGAAGGCACAAAGCCTTCTCTACCTGTTCCTCGCACCTGACTGTGGTCCTCCTGCAGTATGGATGTGGAAGCCTCATCTACTTATGTCCCAGCTCCAGTTACTCTCCTGAGCGGGGCCAGGTAGTATCTGTGGTTTACACATTCATCACCCCTGTACTGAACCCCTTGATCTACAGCATGAGGAACAGAGAACTCAAGGATGCCTTGAGGAGAGTGATAATGAAATTGCTTTTGGTCCAAACACATGAAACAGTCTAA